One Deltaproteobacteria bacterium genomic window carries:
- a CDS encoding pyruvate dehydrogenase complex E1 component subunit beta — protein MPEPRVVTFREALREAMVEEMERDPSIFLMGEEVGHYQGAYKVSEGMLARFGEKRVIDTPIAETGFAGVGIGAAMIGLRPIIEFMTWNFSLTAYDQLVNNAAKLRYMSNGQFTLPIVFRGPGGAAHALAAQHSQALESLYTHVPGLKVVVPATPADAKGLLKAAIRDDNPVVFVESEVMYALKGEVPAGEHVVPLGLADVKRPGRDVTVVTWAKMLHASLKAAEELARDGIEVEVLDLRTIRPLDGEAIVDSVRRTGRCLVVQEGWPFAGVAAEVITLVVREAFDELDAPPDRLTSVDVPMPYATNLETLVIPSPDRVVAAVRRLLGLEEAPVRPAAAGGTR, from the coding sequence ATGCCTGAGCCGCGCGTCGTGACCTTCCGCGAGGCCCTCCGCGAAGCCATGGTGGAGGAGATGGAGCGCGACCCCTCGATCTTCCTCATGGGCGAGGAGGTCGGGCACTACCAGGGCGCGTACAAGGTCTCCGAGGGCATGCTCGCGCGCTTCGGCGAGAAGCGCGTGATCGACACGCCGATCGCGGAGACGGGCTTCGCCGGCGTGGGCATCGGGGCGGCGATGATCGGGCTCCGGCCGATCATCGAGTTCATGACCTGGAACTTCTCGCTCACCGCCTACGACCAGCTCGTGAACAACGCCGCCAAGCTGCGCTACATGTCGAACGGCCAGTTCACGCTGCCGATCGTCTTCCGCGGGCCCGGCGGCGCGGCGCACGCGCTCGCGGCCCAGCACTCGCAGGCCCTCGAATCGCTCTACACCCACGTGCCGGGCCTGAAGGTGGTCGTGCCCGCCACCCCGGCGGACGCCAAGGGACTGCTGAAGGCCGCCATCCGGGACGACAACCCGGTCGTCTTCGTCGAGAGCGAGGTGATGTACGCGCTCAAGGGCGAGGTGCCGGCCGGCGAGCACGTCGTACCGCTCGGGCTGGCCGACGTGAAGCGGCCCGGGCGCGACGTGACCGTCGTCACGTGGGCCAAGATGCTGCACGCCTCCCTCAAGGCCGCCGAGGAGCTCGCCCGCGACGGCATCGAGGTGGAAGTGCTCGACCTCCGCACCATTCGGCCGCTCGACGGCGAGGCGATCGTCGACTCCGTGCGACGCACGGGTCGCTGCCTCGTCGTCCAGGAAGGCTGGCCGTTTGCCGGTGTGGCCGCGGAGGTGATCACGCTCGTCGTGCGCGAGGCGTTCGACGAGCTCGACGCGCCGCCCGACCGTCTGACGAGCGTCGACGTGCCGATGCCATACGCGACCAACCTGGAGACCCTCGTGATCCCGTCGCCGGATCGCGTCGTCGCTGCCGTGCGCCGGCTCCTCGGGCTCGAGGAGGCGCCGGTTCGTCCGGCGGCGGCCGGGGGCACGCGCTAG
- the pdhA gene encoding pyruvate dehydrogenase (acetyl-transferring) E1 component subunit alpha translates to MDATLLLDLYRSMALCRRFEEAAAKAYTQGKIRGFLHLYIGQEAVAVGAISAAEPTDYIVATYREHAHYLARTGDARAAMAELYGRATGASGGRGGSMHLFDAGKRFLGGWAIVGGHVPIAAGVAFASKYRDEKDVTLCFFGDGTANMGAFHEGLALAGLWKLPVVFICENNQYAMGTPLYRTMSVPDVAVRARGYPMESEIVNGDDVLEMRDAVRRAVERARKDSLPFFIEAKTYRFRGHSMADPAKYRSKEEVQKWMERDPINVLGQRMQTLGIASAEQLRALDDDVKAQVEDAVEFAEQSPLPAPETVTEHVYA, encoded by the coding sequence ATGGACGCCACCCTGCTTCTCGACCTCTACCGGAGCATGGCGCTCTGCCGCCGCTTCGAGGAGGCCGCCGCGAAAGCCTATACGCAGGGCAAGATCCGCGGCTTCCTGCACCTTTACATCGGCCAGGAGGCGGTGGCGGTCGGGGCCATCTCGGCGGCCGAGCCGACCGACTACATCGTCGCCACCTACCGGGAGCACGCCCATTACCTGGCCCGCACCGGTGATGCCCGCGCGGCGATGGCCGAGCTCTACGGGCGGGCGACGGGCGCGAGCGGCGGACGCGGCGGGTCGATGCACCTCTTCGACGCCGGCAAGCGATTTCTCGGCGGCTGGGCGATCGTCGGCGGCCACGTGCCGATCGCCGCCGGCGTGGCGTTCGCCAGCAAGTACCGCGACGAGAAGGACGTGACGCTCTGCTTCTTCGGCGACGGCACGGCGAACATGGGTGCCTTTCACGAGGGGCTCGCGCTCGCCGGTCTGTGGAAGCTCCCGGTCGTCTTCATCTGCGAGAACAACCAGTACGCCATGGGGACGCCGCTCTACCGCACGATGTCGGTTCCGGACGTCGCGGTCCGCGCCCGCGGCTATCCGATGGAGTCCGAGATCGTCAACGGCGACGACGTGCTCGAGATGCGCGACGCCGTGCGGCGGGCGGTCGAGCGCGCACGCAAGGACAGTCTGCCCTTCTTCATCGAGGCCAAGACCTACCGCTTCCGCGGCCACTCGATGGCCGACCCTGCCAAGTATCGCAGCAAGGAGGAGGTGCAGAAGTGGATGGAGCGCGATCCGATCAACGTCCTCGGGCAGCGCATGCAGACGCTCGGCATCGCCAGCGCCGAGCAGCTCCGGGCGCTCGACGACGACGTCAAGGCGCAGGTCGAGGACGCCGTCGAGTTCGCCGAGCAGTCGCCGCTCCCGGCGCCGGAGACGGTGACCGAGCACGTGTATGCCTGA
- a CDS encoding ribonuclease HII, translating to MRSRPSRRCSNAFDSPPGRLLPGSPMASAGRGRRRRRKLATAAPHLETLLWRVGIRLVAGVDEVGMGPLAGPVIAAAVVLPPGTCLDGVADSKVLQAPVRERLAVEIRRRALAVGLGIVEPEEIDRLNIYRAGLAACRRALDALRPLVPGYVLVDGREIPDLPMPQSAYPKGDSFVCSIAAASIVAKVERDAIMCELDARYPGYGFAHHMGYATRRHFAAIREHGPSPVHRRSFAPVRAAARGELDRQIALPTLATSD from the coding sequence ATGCGTTCGCGGCCCTCGCGGCGCTGTTCAAACGCTTTTGACAGCCCGCCCGGCCGTTTGCTACCCGGGAGCCCAATGGCGTCCGCAGGGCGGGGTCGGCGGCGCCGCCGCAAGCTGGCGACGGCGGCGCCACACCTCGAGACGCTCCTCTGGCGCGTCGGCATCCGGCTCGTGGCGGGCGTGGACGAGGTGGGGATGGGCCCGCTCGCCGGCCCGGTCATCGCCGCCGCCGTGGTGCTGCCGCCCGGAACGTGTCTCGACGGCGTGGCGGACTCGAAGGTGCTCCAGGCGCCGGTGCGCGAGCGGCTCGCGGTGGAGATCCGGCGCCGCGCCCTGGCGGTCGGCCTGGGGATCGTCGAGCCCGAGGAGATCGACCGCCTGAACATCTATCGGGCAGGTCTCGCCGCGTGCCGCCGCGCGCTCGACGCCCTTCGCCCGCTCGTCCCGGGCTACGTCCTGGTCGATGGCCGGGAGATCCCCGACCTGCCGATGCCGCAGAGCGCCTACCCGAAGGGCGACTCGTTCGTGTGCTCGATCGCCGCCGCGTCGATCGTCGCCAAGGTGGAGCGGGACGCCATCATGTGCGAGCTCGACGCGCGCTATCCGGGCTACGGCTTCGCCCATCACATGGGGTACGCGACCCGGCGCCACTTCGCCGCCATCCGCGAGCACGGGCCCTCGCCCGTGCACCGCCGCTCGTTCGCACCCGTGCGGGCGGCGGCGCGAGGCGAGCTGGATCGCCAGATCGCGCTGCCGACGCTCGCCACGAGCGACTGA
- a CDS encoding NAD(P)/FAD-dependent oxidoreductase: protein MERRDVVIVGSGPAGAATALGLAARAPALAARSVLLEKARHPRDKTCAGGVIPKAVRLLESLDVPLTVPQARVDHAGVALPGGRELAVDGEDLCRVVRRRELDAQLAWTARDRGVELREEERVTHVARDGAGVRVETSRRTYWTPVVVGADGSGSLVRRALVGGGGVTARAVMCDVPVAATSWTGFAGRRYDFDFSACRTGLRGYRWAFPCLIDGVPHANVGVYALPPACGTRLRTELATELARLGTTAVAWKAFPIHAYVGAPRLTAPHALLVGDAAGADPLMGEGISFALEYGLLAAEAICAAHGTGDWSFRGYARAVERGPLGRKLHRLGLATRLFYGPRGRLWFRLAALSPRAQAIGLAWYNGVDGWDRRNAFAALAALFKRF, encoded by the coding sequence ATGGAACGCCGCGACGTCGTCATCGTTGGCTCCGGCCCGGCCGGCGCGGCGACGGCGCTCGGTCTCGCCGCCCGCGCGCCGGCGCTGGCCGCGCGGTCGGTGCTGCTCGAGAAAGCCCGGCATCCGCGCGACAAGACGTGCGCCGGCGGGGTGATCCCGAAGGCCGTCCGCCTGCTCGAAAGCCTCGACGTGCCGCTGACGGTGCCGCAGGCGCGGGTGGACCACGCCGGCGTGGCGCTCCCCGGCGGACGCGAGCTGGCGGTCGACGGCGAGGATCTCTGCCGGGTCGTCCGCCGCCGGGAGCTCGACGCGCAGCTCGCCTGGACGGCGCGCGACCGGGGCGTCGAGCTCCGCGAGGAGGAGCGCGTGACGCACGTGGCGCGGGACGGCGCCGGCGTGCGCGTCGAGACCTCGCGGCGGACCTACTGGACGCCGGTGGTCGTCGGCGCCGACGGCAGCGGCAGCCTCGTCCGCCGCGCGCTCGTCGGGGGAGGCGGTGTCACCGCGCGGGCGGTCATGTGTGACGTCCCGGTCGCCGCGACGTCCTGGACGGGCTTCGCCGGACGCCGCTACGACTTCGACTTCAGCGCGTGCCGGACAGGCCTGCGCGGCTACCGCTGGGCGTTCCCGTGCCTCATCGACGGAGTCCCCCATGCCAACGTGGGGGTCTACGCGCTGCCGCCCGCCTGCGGGACGCGGCTCCGCACCGAGCTCGCAACGGAGCTCGCCCGCCTCGGTACGACGGCGGTGGCCTGGAAGGCGTTTCCGATTCACGCCTACGTGGGGGCGCCGCGCCTCACCGCCCCGCACGCGCTGCTCGTCGGCGATGCCGCGGGCGCCGACCCGCTCATGGGCGAGGGCATCTCCTTCGCGCTCGAGTACGGTCTCCTGGCGGCCGAGGCGATCTGCGCGGCCCACGGGACAGGCGACTGGTCGTTCCGCGGCTACGCGCGCGCCGTCGAGCGCGGACCGCTCGGACGGAAGCTCCACCGCCTCGGCCTCGCGACGCGGCTCTTTTACGGACCTCGGGGTCGACTCTGGTTCCGGCTCGCTGCGCTGAGCCCGCGCGCGCAGGCGATCGGCCTCGCCTGGTACAACGGCGTCGACGGCTGGGACCGCCGCAATGCGTTCGCGGCCCTCGCGGCGCTGTTCAAACGCTTTTGA
- a CDS encoding type II toxin-antitoxin system PemK/MazF family toxin, translated as MVRSPCLGAEAARVSWPEATVKQYEIWWASLPLPVGRRPVLLLSRNPAYPYLNKVLVAEVTTTVRGIPQEVTVGRPEGLPSASFVNLDNLHTVAKRQLTKRAGSLRSTREIEIKRALGHALGWVELSAL; from the coding sequence CTGGTTCGATCCCCGTGTCTGGGAGCGGAAGCCGCCCGCGTATCGTGGCCGGAGGCGACGGTGAAGCAATACGAGATCTGGTGGGCGAGCCTGCCACTTCCAGTGGGGCGCCGGCCGGTTCTCCTGCTGTCGCGAAACCCGGCCTACCCCTACCTGAACAAGGTGCTCGTCGCTGAAGTCACCACCACGGTCCGCGGAATCCCGCAGGAGGTGACGGTGGGGCGGCCGGAAGGCTTGCCGTCCGCTTCGTTCGTCAATCTCGACAATCTGCACACGGTCGCCAAGCGTCAGCTCACCAAGCGCGCGGGCTCGTTGAGGTCCACCCGCGAGATCGAGATCAAGCGCGCGCTCGGTCATGCACTCGGCTGGGTCGAGCTGAGCGCGCTCTGA